The Desulfococcus multivorans DNA window GGACGGCGTCGCCGGCGTTTCGGAAGCGACATTCAACGCCTGGGGGGAAGCCGACCGGCTGGCGTTCCTGATAAATCTGTACAATGCGGCCACCTTGAAACTGATCCTGAACCACTACCCGGTCGACAGCATCAAGGATATCGGCGGCTTTTTCAAAGGGCCGTGGTCCCAGCCGGCGGTTCGGCTTTTCGGGGGCACCATCACCTTGGACAACCTGGAGCACGACATCATCCGCAAGCAATACGACGAGCCGCGCATTCATCTGGCGCTGGTCTGCGCCGCAAAAAGCTGTCCGCCGTTGCGCAGCGAGGCTTATGTCGGCCCGTCACTGGATGCGCAGCTCGACGACCAGACACGACGGTTTCTCGCAAGCCCGGCCGGTTTCCGCATCGACCGCAGTCGGAATACGGTCTATTTTTCATCTGTCTTCAAATGGTACGGGGAAGATTTTGTGGGCGAATTCTCGCCGTCGTCCGGATTTACCGGGCTGGATGATACGGAACGCGCCGTAGCGAATTTCTGCAGCCGGTATCTCCCCGCAACGGCAGGCGATTATCTGAAGGTCGGCGGGTATTCCGTAAAATATCTTGATTACGACTGGTCGCTGAACGGGAAGTGAACCCGAGCTGAAGCGCCGCAATCCGGCCTTGGGAGGCAGCAATGTCAGACAACAGGAAAGGCAACACCATGATCAGTCCCTGGGATGCCTACAATCAAGAACTGGTGTTCCATGTCCGCCCCCCGGACTGGAAAAATCCCAAGCCGGCTTCGCGGTACAATCTCGTCGTCATCGGTGCGGGTACCGCCGGCCTGGTCTGCGCGGCCGGCGCCGCCGGGCTGGGGGCGAAAGTCGCCCTGGTCGAGCGCCACCTGATGGGGGGCGACTGCCTGAATGCAGGCTGCGTGCCGTCCAAGGCCCTGATCCGAGCCGCACGGGCCGCCGCAGCGGTCCGGGACGCCGGCGCCTTTGGCGTGCATGTCCCGGAAGGCGTGAGCATCGATTTTGGTCAGGCCATGGAGCGGATGCGTCGCCTCCGGGCGTCCATCGCCCCCCACGATTCTGTCCGGCGGTTCGCCGAATTGGGAATTGACGTGTTCATCGGTGAAGGGCGTTTTGTCGACGCCGACACGTTGGCGGTCGCCGGCGAACGACTCGCCTTCAGGAAGGCGGTCATCGCCACCGGCGCACGGGCTTCGGCGCCGCCCATTGAAGGGTTGGATCAAATATCCTATCTCACCAATGAGACCGTCTTTTCCCTGACCGAACTGCCCAGGCGCTTGGCCGTCATCGGCGCAGGCCCCATCGGTTGCGAAATGGCCCAGGCCTTCGCCCGATTCGGCGCGGAGGTGTTCCTGGTGGAAACCCTGCACGGCATCCTTCCCCGTGAAGACACCGACGCTTCCGGCATCGTCCTGGAATCCATGCTGAAGGACGGGGTGAAACTGCTGTGCTGCGGCAAAGAACTGAAGCTGGCCAAAGCCGACGGCGATAAAATCCGCCTCACCGTGAAGTCCCACGGCAAAGGCTACGACGAGGTGGTGGATCAACTGCTGGTGGCCGTAGGTCGTGCGCCGAACGTTGAAAACCTGGGGCTGGACGCGGCCGGTGTCGCTTTCACCCAAAAAGGCGTGCAGGTCAATGACCGGCTGCAAACCTCCCAGCCCAACATCTTTGCGGCCGGAGATATCTGCTCGCCCTATCAGTTCACCCATGCGGCCGACTTCATGGCGCGCATCGTGATTCGCAATGCCCTCTTTTTCGGCCGCGCCAAAGCCGGCGCCCTGACCATTCCATGGTGCACCTATACGGAACCCGAAATCGCCCATGTCGGACTTTACGAGAAGCAGACACGGGAGCAAGGCATCCCGGTGGAAACCTTCACCCGGGAATTTCGCGAGGTCGATCGTGCGATTCTCGAAGGCCGCACCAACGGTTTCGCGCGGGTGCACGTCCGCAAGGGGACGGATAAGATCATAGGCGCCACTATCGTGGCATCCAACGCCGGCGACCTGATCTCGGAGATCACCCTTGCCATGACCCACAAGCTGGGTCTCAAACGGATCGCCGACGCCATTCATCCCTACCCGACCCAGGCGGAAAGCATCCGGCAACTGGGAGACGCCTACAACCGCACCCGGCTGACACCCTTCGCAAAATCCCTGTTTTCAAAACTGATGGTCTGGCGGCGCTGACCCCTGCCGGGACATCAGGGCGGACACACAGGTCCGCCCCTACAGAAACCCGGGAACCAACCGCGGAGAAAAAATGTTAAACGCGCATTGGAGGATGGTTAATTCTGGATGACCCATCAATTGAAATGATGCCTTCAGGTGTGAAACCGACGCAGCGTGCGAAAACGGATGATGATCGCAAATCGAATGTAAACGGAAGGACAGTCTTGCCCATATCCGCAACATCCGTTTGAAGCGTTATCCGATCGGATGCTCCCGTTCGCATGCGGCGCAGCAGAGCTCCTGATTTTCGAGCCCCTGCATAATGCCGCAGGTTTCGCCGCTGTGTCCGCCCGCGCAACGCCCGCGAAGCTGCTTCAGGTGGTGCTTCAGGTGCTGAAGGGATCGGATCTGCTCGTCCACGTTCCCGATATGGGCGTCGAGCAGTCCGGCCACCCAGGTGCAGTCCTGCCGGGGATGGTCCCTGTAAGTCAAAAGCTTCCGGATTTCCCCGAGTTTCATGTCATGCCTGCGGCAATGCAGGATAAACTCCAGGCGTTCCAGGTCTTTTCTGCCGTAGACCCGGTAGTTTCCAGCTGTTCTTTCAGGCTCGGCCAAAAGCCCTTCCTTTTCGTAATACCGGATGGTCACCACCTTGCATCCGGTCTTCTTCGCCAGTTCGCCGATCTTCATTTTTCCTCCGTAAAAACGATATGAGACTAAAGGCTGAGGACTGAAGGCGTATGCCTGTAATCACATAATCACCATAAAACCATAAAACCGTAACCCCTTACCCTCTCACAAACACCGGAAGTTAAGCAAAATCATCAATCCCATAATAACGACAGCCCCCCCTGATTGTCAAAACCACCCGGGAAAGGGGCCGGGCATTTCAATTTCGGTATTCATCAGCCGGTGAATGCCGAAACTTGCGCTTTTTTTAAAAAACGCTTTGACCCTATAGCGGCTATAGACATTATCTTTATTCTGAAAGAAAGATGGACGCATTCGTGCCTTGCCGATTTTTACAAACCATTGACGGAGAAATATCATGAGCGATGCAACCTTGACCCCGTTATGCACCTGCAGCGTACCGAATGGAACCGAATGCAACGATGCCGGGCAACACCGTCGGTGGAGAACCCCTGAAGGCTGCGGTTGCGGCGGTCATGACAGCCTCTGTCAGGCGCCTGTTGATCTTTCCGCCGTCGGCGGGGTGTCGGCGACACGGGCCGTTTACCGTATCGCGAACATGGACTGTCCCATGGAAGAGGCCCTGATCCGCAAAAAGCTCGGACGAATGCCCGGCATCACCGGGCTTGAGTTCAACCTGATGCAGCGGGTGCTCACCGTCAACCACGCACTGTCGTCCACAGACACCATCGAGGCGGTCCTGAATCGTATCGGCATGACGCCGGAGCCCCTGGGTCTGGATGCGGGGGCGACGGCATCCGGCAAAACCGACGTCGTTCCCGAGCCCCATATTCCCTGGATGAAACTGGCGATCGCCGGCGTGTTCGCCGCCGCATCCGAAGCCGTCGAACGCCTTCAAGCAGGGCATCTGATCCCGTTCGGCATCGATCCGCAGGCTCCGGCCGTCGACGGGGTGGACATCACGGCATGGCTTTCCATGGTTTTTGCCGTCGTCGCCGTCCTTTTCGCCGGACTGACCACCTATAGAAAAGGCTGGATCGCGGTCAGGAACCTGGACCTGAACATCAATGCTCTCATGTCCGTGGCCGTGACCGGCGCGCTCATCATCGGGCAATACGCCGAGGCGGCCATGGTCATGGTGCTGTTCAACCTGGCCGAGGCCATTGAAGCCAAGTCCTTGGAGCGGGTCGGAAACGCCGTCAAAAATCTGCTCAGCCTGGCCCCCGGGAAGGCGACCGTACAGCGTCCCGACGGCGCGTGGGCGGAAACGGACATCAGACAGATCTCCATCGGCAGCCGGGTTCGCGTGAAGCCCGGTGAGCGCGTTGCGCTGGACGGTGTTATCCTGCAGGGCCGGTCGGCCGTCAACCAGGCCCCCATCACCGGCGAGAGCATGCCCGTGGAAAAGACTGCGGGCGACACGGTTTATGCGGGGACCATCAACACCTCCGGTTCCTTTGAATTTCAGGTGACGGCCGGAGCGGACGACTCTACCCTGGCCCGCATCATCCATGCGGTGAAAGCGGCGCAATGCACCCGTGCGCCCGTACAGCGCCTTGTGGATCAGTTTGCCCGGTATTACACGCCCGCCGTGTTTCTCACGGCTCTCCTGACGGCGGTCGTTCCGCCCGTATTCATGGGCGGCGTCTGGACCACATCGGTATATACGGCCCTGGTGCTTCTGGTGATCGGCTGCCCCTGCGCCCTGGTCATCGCCACCCCCGTCACCATCGTCAGCGGTATGGCCGCAGCCGCCCGCCACGGCATCCTGATCAAGGGCGGCGTGTTCCTCGAGCAGGGGCGGCGCCTCGACCGGCTGGCACTGGACAAGACCGGCACCCTCACCCACGGCAGGCCGAAGCAGACCGATTTCGTTAAACTGGGCGACATCGGCGGACACCGGGCGGTTATTCTGGCCGCCGGCATCGCGGCCCGCTCCGACCATCCCGTATCCAGAGCCATTGCCGGGAACGCGGCGGAAATGGGGGTGGACCTGCCCCATGTCGATGAATTTACGGCCGTCCCCGGCCGGGGCGTCAGCGGCGTCGTCGACGGCGAGACCTGGTACCTGGGCAACTACCGCATGGTGGAAGATCTGAAAATGAGCTCCCCTGATCTTGAAGAACGGATTTCCCGCCTGGAAAAAGAGGGGAAGAGCGTCGTGGCGCTGGTGAACGGGAAGGGCGTGCAAGCCCTCTTCGCTGTGGCCGACACCCTCAGGGAGAGCAGCATCGAGGCCGTCAGGGAACTGAAGCAGCTCGGGATCAAGACCCTGATGCTGACCGGCGACAACGCCCACACGGCACGCGCCGTTGCCGAACAGGCGGGGGTGGACGACTTCAAAAGCGACCTCCTGCCCGAAGACAAACTGACTGCGGTGGCTGCGCTCGACGGCAACGGCAAGATCGGCATGGTGGGCGACGGCGTCAACGACGCCCCGGCCCTTGCCAAGGCCGACATCGGGTTCGCCATGGCCGCGGCAGGGTCGGACACCGCCATCGAAACCGCGGACGTGGCCCTGATGGACGACGACCTCAGGAAGATCCCGCGCTTCGTCAGGCTCTCCAGGTCCACCTACGCTATCCTGGTGCAGAACATCACGCTGGCCATCGGCATCAAGGCGATATTCCTGGCCCTGACGTTCATGGACCAGGCGACCATGTGGATGGCCGTTTTCGCAGATATGGGCACCAGCCTTCTGGTGACGGCCAACGGGCTCCGGGCCATATACAAATAGATAACGCAACGTTCGCCGTTCACGGATCGGCAGCGGCAGGGTATGACCCGCGCCCCGCACGCTTTCTTGAGGCTGGAGACTGAAGACCGAAGGCCGAAGACTTCAGGGACACGCCTCTAACCCCATAATCACCTTCCAAGAAAACGTCGTTTTCTTGGAAATTTTGGGACCGCCCCTCGGATCGGTTGAAGCACTAATCACATAACCACTTGACAAACAACACCCCACCCTTTACCGTTGCGGAGAATTATTTTCCTTTAGGATGCATTCTCTTTAATGAAAGGTTTTGGCGGTCGGCAAAGAACATGCCGCCCGTTACGAAAGCGCTCCGATCAATGCGGGAGTATCCTGATGCATCGCTTCGTTCCCTGGAACAGTCAACCGCTTGAGGCCTGGGCGGAAAAATACGCCGAAGGCCGCTTCATCGACCTGGCCGGCCGACGGACTCACTTCATCGAACGGGGACGAGGGCGGCCGGTCGTCCTCATTCACGGCTTCAATCTGGACCATCACTCCTGGATCAAAAATCTCGACGCCCTGGCGGCGCACTTCAAGGTATACGCGCCGGACTTGTGGGGGCACGGCTATAGCACCCGGGAACCTATCGCATACGGATACGACCTCTTCGAAGAGCAGATCCGGCTGTTCCTGGACGCCCTCGATATCCAGAGCGCGTCGCTCATAGGGCACTCCATGGGCGGCGGGACATCCATCGTTTTAGGGCTCAGGCATCCCGATCGCGTGGATAAGCTTGTTCTGGTCGACGCAAGCGGCATCCCCACCCGACTGCCCTTTCAGGCGAAGATTTTCAGGCTCAAGGGCGTCGCGGAGTTTCTTTTGTCCCTGCCTACGGATAGGATCCGGCGCATGAACCTGGCGGATATCTGGATTCATGACCGCGGCGCCCTGACTGAGGATATTTACCGGAATCTCATGGGCTTTCAAAAGATTGAAGGGACCACCCAAGCCTTGCTCGCCATTCTACGGGCGGATTTTTTCAATACCCTGGAAGCCGAAATCAAAGCGCTTGGCGGGTCAGGCATTCCAACGATGATTATCTGGGGCCGCGAAGACGCCGCCCTTCCCGTCGGCAATGCGAAGACGATGAAGGATTTCATCCCGGGCTCCCGGCTGGAGATCCTGGAAAAAGCGGGCCATCTTGCCAATTTCGATCAGGCGGACACATTCAATGAACTGGTGATCGATTTCCTGAATTCGGCGGCATGAGTCCGCTGTCCGTCGCAGGCACATCCGCTTCAGTCTTTCATGAGGGGTTTTAGAGGGTGTTATGGTTTTATGGTTTTATGGTTTTAGAGTGTTATGGTTTTAAGTGACTATTTCAACTTTCGACTTTCATGACGATGACCGGAAAGAGGTGCCGGGAGGATACGGCCTATGAAAGTCGAAAGTTGAGCGACTATGGGATTAAAGGTGTACGCCTTCAGGCTTCAGCCTTCCGCTTCCGGCCTGTCAATACCGAACAATGAGCAGAAATGAATTCCGCTTGACAAGCGACAGCGCATCCTGTAGCGTTATGGATAATGATTCTTCTTTAAGATATATTCTTTTTAATAAGCGATGAACACACATTCCGATTCCGAAAACAGCCTGAGTCGTATGGAGGAGATGGTCTCGAAGCTGAGAGCGCTGGAGTTCCGGCTCACGCCGCAACGGATGGCCGTTCTGGAGGTTCTGGCGGCCGGCGAAGGGCATCCCTCCGTCAAAGAGGTCCATGAGATCGTCAAGCGGAAGTTTCCCACCACCAGCATCGCCACCATTTACAAGACGGTGAATCTTCTCAAAAGGATCAACGAGATTCTCGAGATATCCATTCCCGGCGGGAGCAAACGGTACGAAGGCGGCAAACCCTTTCCCCACCCCCACGTCATCTGTATTCGGTGCAAAAAGGTGATCGATCTGGACCTGGGGCCGCTCAAGGACATCACCACCAGAATTGCAGACGACACAGGATTCGAAATACGGAGTCATCGCCTTGATTTTTTCGGTGTGTGCGGTGATTGCAAAAGCAGAGAAAAGCTGACCCAAAAACAAAGGAGGCAACGCCATGACAAATGACGACCGCAAATTTACGACCACCGACGCCGGGATACCCGTGGCCAGCGACGAATTCTCCCTCACTGTCGGACCTGACGGCCCCATCCTGCTGCATGACCATTATCTGATCGAGCAGATGGCCAACTTCAACCGGGAGATGATTCCGGACCGCCAGCCCCATGCAAAGGGCTCCGGGGCCTTCGGCTACTTCGAGGTGACGCAGGACGTCAGCGCCTACACCAAGGCGGCGGTGTTCCAGCCCGGCACGAAGACCGACGTGCTGGCCCGGTTCTCCACGGTGGCCGGCGAAAGCGGCAGTCCCGACACCTGGCGCGACGTGCGCGGTTTTGCCCTCAAGTTCTACACCACCGAGGGCAACTACGACATGGTGGGAAACAACACCCCTGTGTTTTTCGTACGCGACCCCATGAAGTTCCAGCATTTTATCCACTCCCAGAAGCGCCGGGCGGACAGCGGCCTTCGCGACCACGACATGCAGTGGGACTTCTGGACCCTGTCCCCCGAGACGGCCCATCAGGTCACCATCCTGATGAGCGATCGCGGCGTCCCCAAAAGCTATCGGCACATGAACGGCTACACCAGCCACACCTACATGTGGGTCAACGCCAAGGGCGAGCGCTTCTGGGTGAAATACCATTTCAAAACCGACCAGGGCATCGAGTACCTCACCCAGGAAGAGGCCGACCGGATCGCCGGCCAGGATGCCGACTACCATCGCCGGGACCTGTTCAATGCCGTCAAGCGGGGAGATTACCCCAGCTGGACCCTGAAAGTCCAGATCATGCCCTTCAAAGAGGCCGAGACCTATCGGTTCAACCCCTTTGACCTGACCAAGGTCTGGCCCCACGCCGACTACCCCCTGCACGAAGTGGGCCGCCTGACCCTGAACCGCAACCCCGACGATTTTCACACCGAGATCGAGCAGGCGGCCTTCGAGCCGAACAACCTGGTGCCGGGTATCGGTCCCAGCCCGGACAAGATGCTCCTCGCCCGCCTGGTGTCCTACGCCGACGCCCACCGGGCACGCCTGGGCCCCAACTACAAGCAGATCCCGGTCAACCGCCCGAAAAGCCCGGTGCACAGCTACAGCAAGGGCGGTGCGATGCGAATCGACAACGTCTCCGATCCGGTCTATGCGCCCAATTCAAAGGGCGGTCCCAAGGCCGACGCCGAACGCTATCCCGAGACGGCCGTCTGGAGCGCCGACGGCAAGTTCATCCGCGCCGCCTACACCAAACGCAAGGACGACGATGACTTCGGACAGCCCGGCACCCTGGTACGCAAGGTGATGGATGATGCACAGCGCGACCGTCTGGTGGCCAACGTCGTCGGACATCTCAAAAACGGCGTATCGGAGCCCGTGCTGACGCGCGCCTTCGAATACTGGCGCAACATCGACAAGGAGATTGGGGACCGCATCGCCAAAGGCGTGAAGGGCGACTGATCCCACCGGATTCTCTACAGGCCCGCCGGCACTTCCGACGGCGGGCCCCCGCACATAAACGACATCGGGGGGCGACCGTGCCGCGTCGAGGCCGATCGCTCCCGATCATCATGCCGGAATGATACCGGAAAGATTGATCTCCGTTTTGCGTGGATAGGTATAATTACCCAGACCGGATGAGATCTTCTTCTTATGCATTTGAGTAATTATGCTTATTTACAAAAAAAACCTTTCTCCTGTAAGGCATTCCCAAAGCAATTGACATCATCCCTTTTCTCACCCCCAGGCGGAGATTGACATCCTCCACGGCCTTCCCAGGCTCAGCGGCTTTTACCTCTTTCTGAAACGGTACGACGAAGGCACCCTCCGGGAACAGAACGGCTTGTTTCTTCACGATAGCCGTTTTGACCGTCCCCAAGTCCCGACAAGATCAACCTCAACAAAAGGAGGTCGGTTATGGGCATCAAAAACAAAATTTTATCAACACTGTACGGCATCTTTCCAATCGTTCTCACATTGGCTTTCAGTTCGCCGGCTGCTGCGGATGAAGCGGATTTCCCCTGGCCGGAGGTCTGTTTCACCGTACGCCAATGAGTTTTCCAAAGGCCATCACCAGCAATTCATCGACTGGTCCAATTCGCGGCACGCCGCCGAAGGGGTGACCTGTACTTCATGTCACTATGTGCATCAATTGGGTATTGCGCCTACCCGCTCTCAAACCATGGCTGCAGGCTCCAAACAATGCTTCCTGTGCCACGAAATGGTAAACAACAACCTGGGTCACGCCATCCATTCGTTTGCCAACTGTTTGGGCTGCCACATGCCCAGAATTGCCAAGAGCGCGGAATCCGGTGATATTCACAGCCATGTGTTCAAGGCGCTGCTGCCTTCGGATACGATGAAAAATCCGGTCATACCGAATTCATGTCAAGCCTGTCACAAGCACAAAAAGGATGATCTGAAAGATCTCCAGGAGGATTGGGAGAAACTGGCGCGCCTGCCGAAGCCGATTGGCCAGACCATCGATTTTGTCGAATAAAACACTTCAAAACAGTCCTGCAGGAGTGACCGATGACCGACATTATTCGTATCCGAAGTCTGCTCATAGCTGCGGGGGCGTTAACCCTGGTGGGCGTAATGTCTATCAGCGGCGTAGCCGGAGCCGCGGAAGAGGTTGCATCCGCCATCCGGCGCTATAAGGAGCATGAAGCCAGCACCGGCTACTATGAAGAATACGAGGTCCTGCCTCGCCGCCGGCGTCCTTTTGTTGAAATACCCGGCGTCAGGCGAGGTATTTTTCCTTATAGTCCTGGTGCCGCCAGGGTGCGGATACGCAATCACCTGGCCGATTCTCACCAAGGCATCAAGTTTTACGCCAACCTGCGCTGTGAAGACTGTCACATTAACGAAACCCATGATATCCATACGACACGGGCAAACCTCACCTGTCGTCAATGCCATGGCGGAGAACCCATAGCCGGTATCGAACACTATTTCT harbors:
- a CDS encoding DUF547 domain-containing protein, with amino-acid sequence MKTHTHTCLINRLIAALISAAFCFTALSASAADFDRTHAGYDRLLKRFVTDGRVDYKGLKADGGALDHYLDGVAGVSEATFNAWGEADRLAFLINLYNAATLKLILNHYPVDSIKDIGGFFKGPWSQPAVRLFGGTITLDNLEHDIIRKQYDEPRIHLALVCAAKSCPPLRSEAYVGPSLDAQLDDQTRRFLASPAGFRIDRSRNTVYFSSVFKWYGEDFVGEFSPSSGFTGLDDTERAVANFCSRYLPATAGDYLKVGGYSVKYLDYDWSLNGK
- a CDS encoding mercuric reductase — translated: MSDNRKGNTMISPWDAYNQELVFHVRPPDWKNPKPASRYNLVVIGAGTAGLVCAAGAAGLGAKVALVERHLMGGDCLNAGCVPSKALIRAARAAAAVRDAGAFGVHVPEGVSIDFGQAMERMRRLRASIAPHDSVRRFAELGIDVFIGEGRFVDADTLAVAGERLAFRKAVIATGARASAPPIEGLDQISYLTNETVFSLTELPRRLAVIGAGPIGCEMAQAFARFGAEVFLVETLHGILPREDTDASGIVLESMLKDGVKLLCCGKELKLAKADGDKIRLTVKSHGKGYDEVVDQLLVAVGRAPNVENLGLDAAGVAFTQKGVQVNDRLQTSQPNIFAAGDICSPYQFTHAADFMARIVIRNALFFGRAKAGALTIPWCTYTEPEIAHVGLYEKQTREQGIPVETFTREFREVDRAILEGRTNGFARVHVRKGTDKIIGATIVASNAGDLISEITLAMTHKLGLKRIADAIHPYPTQAESIRQLGDAYNRTRLTPFAKSLFSKLMVWRR
- the cadR gene encoding Cd(II)/Pb(II)-responsive transcriptional regulator, with translation MKIGELAKKTGCKVVTIRYYEKEGLLAEPERTAGNYRVYGRKDLERLEFILHCRRHDMKLGEIRKLLTYRDHPRQDCTWVAGLLDAHIGNVDEQIRSLQHLKHHLKQLRGRCAGGHSGETCGIMQGLENQELCCAACEREHPIG
- a CDS encoding heavy metal translocating P-type ATPase; this encodes MSDATLTPLCTCSVPNGTECNDAGQHRRWRTPEGCGCGGHDSLCQAPVDLSAVGGVSATRAVYRIANMDCPMEEALIRKKLGRMPGITGLEFNLMQRVLTVNHALSSTDTIEAVLNRIGMTPEPLGLDAGATASGKTDVVPEPHIPWMKLAIAGVFAAASEAVERLQAGHLIPFGIDPQAPAVDGVDITAWLSMVFAVVAVLFAGLTTYRKGWIAVRNLDLNINALMSVAVTGALIIGQYAEAAMVMVLFNLAEAIEAKSLERVGNAVKNLLSLAPGKATVQRPDGAWAETDIRQISIGSRVRVKPGERVALDGVILQGRSAVNQAPITGESMPVEKTAGDTVYAGTINTSGSFEFQVTAGADDSTLARIIHAVKAAQCTRAPVQRLVDQFARYYTPAVFLTALLTAVVPPVFMGGVWTTSVYTALVLLVIGCPCALVIATPVTIVSGMAAAARHGILIKGGVFLEQGRRLDRLALDKTGTLTHGRPKQTDFVKLGDIGGHRAVILAAGIAARSDHPVSRAIAGNAAEMGVDLPHVDEFTAVPGRGVSGVVDGETWYLGNYRMVEDLKMSSPDLEERISRLEKEGKSVVALVNGKGVQALFAVADTLRESSIEAVRELKQLGIKTLMLTGDNAHTARAVAEQAGVDDFKSDLLPEDKLTAVAALDGNGKIGMVGDGVNDAPALAKADIGFAMAAAGSDTAIETADVALMDDDLRKIPRFVRLSRSTYAILVQNITLAIGIKAIFLALTFMDQATMWMAVFADMGTSLLVTANGLRAIYK
- a CDS encoding alpha/beta fold hydrolase, giving the protein MHRFVPWNSQPLEAWAEKYAEGRFIDLAGRRTHFIERGRGRPVVLIHGFNLDHHSWIKNLDALAAHFKVYAPDLWGHGYSTREPIAYGYDLFEEQIRLFLDALDIQSASLIGHSMGGGTSIVLGLRHPDRVDKLVLVDASGIPTRLPFQAKIFRLKGVAEFLLSLPTDRIRRMNLADIWIHDRGALTEDIYRNLMGFQKIEGTTQALLAILRADFFNTLEAEIKALGGSGIPTMIIWGREDAALPVGNAKTMKDFIPGSRLEILEKAGHLANFDQADTFNELVIDFLNSAA
- a CDS encoding Fur family transcriptional regulator; its protein translation is MNTHSDSENSLSRMEEMVSKLRALEFRLTPQRMAVLEVLAAGEGHPSVKEVHEIVKRKFPTTSIATIYKTVNLLKRINEILEISIPGGSKRYEGGKPFPHPHVICIRCKKVIDLDLGPLKDITTRIADDTGFEIRSHRLDFFGVCGDCKSREKLTQKQRRQRHDK
- a CDS encoding catalase: MTNDDRKFTTTDAGIPVASDEFSLTVGPDGPILLHDHYLIEQMANFNREMIPDRQPHAKGSGAFGYFEVTQDVSAYTKAAVFQPGTKTDVLARFSTVAGESGSPDTWRDVRGFALKFYTTEGNYDMVGNNTPVFFVRDPMKFQHFIHSQKRRADSGLRDHDMQWDFWTLSPETAHQVTILMSDRGVPKSYRHMNGYTSHTYMWVNAKGERFWVKYHFKTDQGIEYLTQEEADRIAGQDADYHRRDLFNAVKRGDYPSWTLKVQIMPFKEAETYRFNPFDLTKVWPHADYPLHEVGRLTLNRNPDDFHTEIEQAAFEPNNLVPGIGPSPDKMLLARLVSYADAHRARLGPNYKQIPVNRPKSPVHSYSKGGAMRIDNVSDPVYAPNSKGGPKADAERYPETAVWSADGKFIRAAYTKRKDDDDFGQPGTLVRKVMDDAQRDRLVANVVGHLKNGVSEPVLTRAFEYWRNIDKEIGDRIAKGVKGD
- a CDS encoding cytochrome c3 family protein, which produces MTDIIRIRSLLIAAGALTLVGVMSISGVAGAAEEVASAIRRYKEHEASTGYYEEYEVLPRRRRPFVEIPGVRRGIFPYSPGAARVRIRNHLADSHQGIKFYANLRCEDCHINETHDIHTTRANLTCRQCHGGEPIAGIEHYFSSMNPIRRHAYVCAKCHEGSSVSFASYIVHQPDPGSMGARKNFPALYYTYWFMLVLLIGTLAFFIPHSFLVGLRELLEKKRTKKNDGDDAH